AAAGATGAAGGTACCGAGTGTCCGCGTGAAAATCATCGCGATCAGTTCCGAGCGGTTTTCGCGGTGGTGATGGTGGTTTTGGTATTGGCGGGGAGTACCAAAATGCTTGCCCTTGGTGTTACCATGTCCGCGTTTCTGCTTATTTTTGCGGAGTATGTTTGTATACGTTCCATTCGTTTCTTGAAACTCTGTGCTTCCGCGAAAGCGGCCTTGGAATCTTTTCTCCAAAGGGTTACGCAACTTGTTTGGATCGAAAAGTTCGTGTTGTTATTGAAGAATATTAGAACTTCTAAGGTTTGTCTTGATAGAGAGGAAGAGACTATTGTGGCCAAAGAGATTACTGGGAACGAATTGAACTCGAAGAACTCTTCGGTTCCTGAAACTCAAATCGCAGGAACTGATTGTATTACGAATGAAGAGGAGATTGTTATTGTCGGACCTGAGCTTGAATCTCTTAGCCGTGGCAAGAGATGGGGGTGTTTGGATGAGGAAAACGAGGTTGAGGAACATATGGAAAATGGTCACGCATTGGTATGTGGGAATCAACGTAGCCGGAGTGCTAGACTAAAATCAAAGCTTGTGAAGAAATTGGTGCCGAAGAAGTTGCgtaatttgaacaaaaataggAAGAGTAAGGGGAAGAACGATGGGGAGTCGAGCAGCGAGGTGTCTAGTACCTTGGGTGATGATGGATTGACCAGATTTGTGGAGCCAGACGAGCAAGAGAATGGGAACGAACAAGTTCAAGAAAGTGACGACAGATCATCGCTGTCGCTTTTACAAGAAGAAAGGTGTGAAGAAGAGCAAGTAGTTGATGATGGAAATCCTCGTATCAATGAACAATCACGGGATAAGGGAGCGGGGAGGGAAAGAGATGGGAATCTGGGGTATGTAACTCTCCTGGTAATTGCTCTCGCTGGACTTGCAGGAGGTCGAGTTGTGGCTCTGGTAGTCACAATTTCATGGTGTTTCATGATGAAGTTGACTGGAAAGTTGACTGGAACCCGAAGCAGATCTGTAAATGTGCCTCTATGATCAGGTGTCCTGTTCCAATCTCAAGCTAgagtttgggtttaaaaaatgCCTCTTCTTCTTTCGCTCTTTTCCATTTATAGGGATAGTGTTGGTGACTTTGCATCTGATCAAGTGTTAGTGAAGCCTCCAAAGTATATTCTGAATGCTCAGAATGATAGAAACACCAACCATTTTGTTGGCAAAATCCAACTTGAGCTGTTGTATTTTGAAATGTAAATTTATAGATACAAATTATAGTGCTCACAGTTCAAATCTTCTTTGCTCGTCTTTCTCTGTTACCAAGTTGGCCATTCTACACTAACCAGAGGTGCCAAAAGTTGGGGTTTCTTTCCATTTCTCATTGCAGTCTTGTTTTGCATGATTGTACCTGCTTAACCTAAATTTGTTTCAGTGAACGCCTTTTAATCTTTGCCCCTCTGCTTATGATTTATTGAACTAGAAACAAAGCCTGAAAACTTTCAGTAATTTGGGATCGAATTGAGACATTTCAGGTTCCAAGTGTCTTCTTTCAGAATCCCTCCAGAGATGATACTGAAACTGATGTAGAAAAGCCTTGAGGAGAAAAATTCGACCCAAAAATTAACAGAGCACATAGTTGTGTTGGAGTCCTCTGTATTTCCTCAGTATGCAGGGTGCGCAAAATCTCACCTATTACTCATCACATTCTGCAGTACACATTTTCCTGAAGGAAGTGGCATCTGGCGCTATCCTGCACCTTTTATTTACTTGGGCACTGTTTCAGTTGTTCTTCTCAGCTCTTTGGCTTGTTTCTTGACCTCTTCTGCATTGGATTCTTCTTACACTGTCCTTGCCGACCGATGCCCGGCTGCTCTCTCTCATAAGAAAGATTCTTTACCGTCTCTGAAACGGCCAACTTCTGAATAACCAACCAATAACTTACcgaacatggaggatgtgaaggctaatttaaataactaattATTGCAATTGAGGCAAGTCACGCTCTTGAAACGaaatcaagttttaagaaaagtaGGGAGCTACATCGTTTTTTTTAGAGAATCAACTACAACGTTAAGGGTGGTAACTCatctagagggaagtctaaagggaaggcattgtgaagacgggaaaacaaggggttggggtggAGTTTTTGgatagagttttagttctacgagAAGTAGGGGATTGGGGTCGGACTTTGtgtattttggattgttttttCACGGGCTTTTAGGGTTATTAAGAGTTTTTTATTATGGGCAAGGTGTTCTTtggtatacattcagtgtactttgTTActccttttaatatatataatattttttcttttaaaaaaaaattaccgaAATTCTCAGTAGAACAGAAACTTTGATCCGATACCAATAATATATTCGGTAATGAATACGCTAAAGACTTGTGAAAGCATCTAGAAGTATAAAGCATCTAGAAGTAATGATTCCCAACAACAATAGTAATAGTAATGTTAATGGGAAGAGTGTTATCATCCTGCCTTTTGCTGGTTCTTGGGAAGAAATTTCAACTTTGAGATCTGTTGACTTCTAGTACAGCGGCTTCCCCCACCCAGTAAACCAACACCTATGGCTTAGTGGCAAGATGGTCTGTTCAAGCTCCCCATGCAGTAAACTACCGacagaattttaaaaatgttctttgggtttatttagaatttatttgtaGATCTATGCTCAAATAGAACTTCTATGATATACATACATGGTGACAGGAGATTCAGACCTATTAAAATATCTAGGTTTGACAATTTACTCATGACATTTATCATATGAATAAGTTTCGCATACATTTTCCTCAAGGAAGTATTTAAATCATGATCATTCAGAGCATGATAGAATcaatatctaataatatttactcTACAACGTATTATGCTtgtatttttcatctcaaagaacacaaaataaacTTCTGTATTGCTGTTTTTGAGTTAGGTGAAGCATCCCCATTACTAATATTTGAATATAGATCAAACACACTTTTTTGAGCCGCCCAAATCATCCAAAATAATGGTGCATGAAATCCCAACTGAATGAAGGTGTGATTTCATCAGTTTCAAGCATGTGTCAGAGTAATACACGCTTTTTCTCagggaattatgaaaataatccAGTCTCACTTCAGCGATGTCTGGATACAGTTGATTGAAACGCTCTTTCTGTTGCTCGCACACGGTTTCTAGCGTGGCTTGTGTTTGTCTTATGCAGATTCTGTGTCAAATTCCAGCTCATGCAATTAGTTCTAAATCAATCAGTTGCGAAATTTCTGTTCACGATATAACTTCGTTGTCAAATTACAGTTGCTTGCTTCCAGAACATTTTCATTAGATGTCAAGCAAGTTTCTGTACGTCAAGATagagacataaaaaaaataatgtttcatTTAAATAGATTCCACTGGAGACATGGCAAACAACATATATGCAATCTTCATCGATGAAACTCGACATAGACTTCAACAAGTAAATTTCATATCTCCTCCAAAATAGCAGAATGAAAACTGATGCAGAGTATTATGGTAACTGAGAAGTTCCGAGTAATGATCAACTCGACGGCTAGAACTGTGCTCGAAAACGATTGATTGCAGACTGGTCCACCTGGAAAGCCTTGGCGAGAATATCATCCCCAATGGGCGGTTTTGATCCGAAAACAGCACTAGCAACAGTAATGACACCAGGGTTTTGGCTGCTCAAAGCAGAGAGGGAGATGGCCTTTCCATTACCCACATTTTGTTGGAAGTGAACAAGTCCAACTGGAAAGACAAACACATCACCCTTCTTGAGGACCTTCGAGATGAGCCTGTTCTCAGGATTAGAGGTCACAAAACCAACGTAGAGGCTGCCTTTAAGGACTGTCAGAATCTCGGTCGCCCGAGGGTGTGAGTGAGGAGGGATGAGTCCCCAGGGTGCATAGTCTAGGCGAGCCAGTGCTATGCCAAATGTGTTCAGTCCAGGAATTTGACCCACAGTCACTGGGGTTACAACAGAGCCAAGAGCATTGGATGTGTTGCCAGCTTTGTTTAGTCCACTGAGGAAGAAATGGTCGGCCTGTGCAAGTTTAGAGTCCAGGCAAGCACGGCCGTTGACTAGAGCTGCCATGATGATAAAACAAGCTGTAAGATTCTAATACAAATTACTTGGAAAGATTACtatagaaaaagaataaaatcagattaaaactaagaacgTGATAGTTGGACTGCAACCTGGGCTAGTAGGGTCTGCAACGCAGAAGTCCTGCAAAGGACTAGGTTCATATGCAAAGGCAAGAGCACAAACCAAGGCTAGCAAGCTCAATACAAAAATGGGGTACTTGGCCATTGTCtccattttactttttctttttcttttttctatgaATTTTCTCAAGTTCAAAGAAGATATAATACTAACTGAACTACTTAAAAGGAGTTTCAGATGTGAAGCCATCCTTGCATGCACTCTGTTTATATATAGAGTGAA
This genomic interval from Juglans regia cultivar Chandler chromosome 3, Walnut 2.0, whole genome shotgun sequence contains the following:
- the LOC108983051 gene encoding uncharacterized protein LOC108983051 → MPLPWKKHRRTRISRIVADLQSPPKHGGSLVVETGFPTSLIDLFVKNRDRLKKKSLKINRNKNPVPIQGSPSDEPTSPLSVPDDSTLSGSPSFGEDSDPAPWNEIKEEDHRSKDEGTECPRENHRDQFRAVFAVVMVVLVLAGSTKMLALGVTMSAFLLIFAEYVCIRSIRFLKLCASAKAALESFLQRVTQLVWIEKFVLLLKNIRTSKVCLDREEETIVAKEITGNELNSKNSSVPETQIAGTDCITNEEEIVIVGPELESLSRGKRWGCLDEENEVEEHMENGHALVCGNQRSRSARLKSKLVKKLVPKKLRNLNKNRKSKGKNDGESSSEVSSTLGDDGLTRFVEPDEQENGNEQVQESDDRSSLSLLQEERCEEEQVVDDGNPRINEQSRDKGAGRERDGNLGYVTLLVIALAGLAGGRVVALVVTISWCFMMKLTGKLTGTRSRSVNVPL
- the LOC108983050 gene encoding putative germin-like protein 2-1 — translated: MAKYPIFVLSLLALVCALAFAYEPSPLQDFCVADPTSPALVNGRACLDSKLAQADHFFLSGLNKAGNTSNALGSVVTPVTVGQIPGLNTFGIALARLDYAPWGLIPPHSHPRATEILTVLKGSLYVGFVTSNPENRLISKVLKKGDVFVFPVGLVHFQQNVGNGKAISLSALSSQNPGVITVASAVFGSKPPIGDDILAKAFQVDQSAINRFRAQF